A window of Chlorobium phaeobacteroides DSM 266 genomic DNA:
TCTACTACCGCCTGCGCAGTGTGGAACTCCAGATCCCACCGCTCAGAGAACGAGGCCCCGATATTTTGCTCCTCGCAGAACATTTCATTCACGAGTTCGAACGAAAACACCGGGTAATATTTGAAGGATTCACCCCTGAATCTGCAGAACTCATGCTTCGCTATCCATGGCCCGGAAATATCAGAGAGCTGAGAAATCTTGTCGAATCCCTGCTCATTCTTGAAAAAGGAAAAAGAATAACAACGGAAATTCTTGAAAAACATCTCATCCAGCGCAACCGCTACAAAAGTCTCGTGCACGAACCGACAAAACAGGAAAACCAGGAACTCAATATCATCTACCGAAGCCTGATCCAGCTCCGTCAGGACATTAACGACATCAGGCAGCTTCTTGAACGTCTTATTGAAGATCGTCAGGAGAGACCGCTGCTGCTTCCCGACACCACTGCGCACGTAGCGCCAGCCGGAAATCAAATCGTTGAAGAGAGAGCCTCGGAAACATCATCAACCGTGAGTTCTCTGGATGAACTGGAAAAAAAAACCATTGCCGAAACGCTTGCCGCCTGCGAAGGAAACAAACGAAAAACAGCAGGAATCCTTGGCATAACTGAACGAACGCTCTATCGAAAAATCAAAACCTACGACCTTTAGACCGAAGTTCCGGATTCAGGCGAAGCCAGAGAAAACCAACTGCCAATTCTCTTTTTCGTGTAAATTCGTGTCCATTCGCGGGCAAACTCTTCCTCTTCATCAGAGTGGTTTCTGCTACGGATCAACCTCCCCGAGGTGCGTATGTGCAGGGTAAAAAACAGAAGAGAGATCTCTCCCGATGGTCGAGATGACAAGAGGGGGGGGAAGGGCTGACAAGAAAGGAAGCACAGTATCACAATCACACAAATTCGTCTCTTAATCGAAAGACAAGGCGAGATGGCTGGATGGCAGGATAGCGAGATGGCGAAATAGCAAAACAGCCTTCATTCTCTTTTCGCGCAAATTCGCGTCAATTCGCGGGCAAACTCTTCCTCTTCAATCTTCAATCCACAATTCATAATCCAAAACTCAAAATCTCTTCATCCCGATTCGTCTCTTAATCCAAAAACCGGCAGTTGTTTTTATCGGCGAAGCCAGAGAAAACCAACTGCCAATTCTCTTTTCGCGCAAATTCGTGTTAATTCGCGGGCAACTCTTCCTCTTCAATCTTCAATCCACAATTCATAATCCAAAACTCAAAATCTCTTCATCCTCTTCATCCCGATTCGTCTCTTAATCCAAAGACAAGGCTGGATGGCTGGATGGCTGGATAGCGAGATGGCGAAATAGCCTTATTTTACTTTTCGCGCAAATTCGCGTCAATTCGCGGGCAACTCCCCCTCTTCATCCCATTCCCCGGTATTCCAATGAGATCTCTCCCGATGGTCGAGATGACAAGAGGGGGCGTAAGGGATGGCAGACAAAACAATTCGTCTCTTAATCCAAAGACAAGGCTGGATGCTGGATCGGCCACAGCCGAAACAACAAACAGCCTTCATTCTCTTTTCGCGCAAATTCGCGTCAATTCGCGGGCAACTCTTCCTCTTCATCAGAGTGGTTTCTGCTACGGATCAACCTCCCCGAGGCACGGGACTCCCGACCTTGACCCGGCATCGTTATCATTCTCCGGGAATTCAGGTTATTACGCTCTCCGACTCGAAGGAAAGAGCGCAACCCAT
This region includes:
- a CDS encoding sigma-54 interaction domain-containing protein, encoding MKRNSSFIGKSQLVTQLRELALQVADTEITVLIIGETGAGKEVLARFIHANSRRADKSFIPVNCGAIPSGILESELFGHEKGAFTGAFQSRKGYFESADRGTIFLDEIGEMPLETQVKFLRVLETGEFQRVGSSDSVFADTRIIAATNKNLYQAVADGNFREDLYYRLRSVELQIPPLRERGPDILLLAEHFIHEFERKHRVIFEGFTPESAELMLRYPWPGNIRELRNLVESLLILEKGKRITTEILEKHLIQRNRYKSLVHEPTKQENQELNIIYRSLIQLRQDINDIRQLLERLIEDRQERPLLLPDTTAHVAPAGNQIVEERASETSSTVSSLDELEKKTIAETLAACEGNKRKTAGILGITERTLYRKIKTYDL